The following coding sequences lie in one Lolium perenne isolate Kyuss_39 chromosome 2, Kyuss_2.0, whole genome shotgun sequence genomic window:
- the LOC139835533 gene encoding uncharacterized protein → MSRCVWALVDDHITEHMQQTEEGCARKWLAQMMETLPHEEQITVFVTLWAIWHARRKAIHEQIFQSPLSVHHFVQNYLKDLELSKRTVQQPAAATETIAPRWIPPPTGMVKINVDAAVGKNLKRGSVAAIARSSDGVFLGASVLIYPGVTEAETLEALACREACDLARDIYASRVRVASDCKMVVQNLEQGTRGVYSHIITEIIEARQSFAFLEFKFESRKSNNEAHKLARSALCDVSGRRVWLDAPPEGMCIPLVID, encoded by the coding sequence ATGAGCAGGTGTGTTTGGGCTCTGGTAGATGATCACATTACAGAGCATATGCAGCAGACGGAGGAGGGCTGTGCACGGAAGTGGTTGGCCCAGATGATGGAAACATTACCGCATGAGGAACAAATCACTGTTTTTGTTACTCTGTGGGCGATCTGGCACGCCAGGAGGAAGGCGATTCATGAACAGATTTTTCAGAGTCCATTATCTGTCCACCATTTTGTGCAGAACTATCTGAAAGACCTGGAGCTTAGCAAGAGAACGGTGCAACAACCGGCAGCTGCGACGGAGACGATCGCACCGAGGTGGATCCCTCCACCAACGGGGATGGTGAAAATCAATGTTGATGCGGCTGTTGGGAAGAACCTGAAGAGGGGTTCTGTAGCGGCGATCGCAAGGAGTAGCGACGGTGTATTCTTGGGAGCCTCGGTGCTCATATACCCTGGAGTTACAGAAGCGGAGACTTTGGAGGCGCTGGCTTGTAGGGAGGCATGCGATCTCGCAAGGGACATCTATGCATCCAGGGTGCGGGTGGCATCGGACTGCAAGATGGTGGTGCAAAATCTGGAGCAAGGAACCAGGGGGGTTTACTCCCATATTATCACCGAGATCATCGAAGCTCGGCAATCTTTTGCTTTTCTTGAGTTTAAGTTTGAGAGTAGGAAGTCGAATAATGAGGCTCATAAGTTAGCTAGGAGTGCTTTGTGTGATGTGTCGGGCCGTCGTGTGTGGCTGGATGCCCCGCCTGAGGGCATGTGTATACCACTTGTTATTGATTAA